TCACCAGCTCCTCGGCCCCCTTGGTCTGCTGCTGGGTGAGGGCGGAGATCTCCTGGACCTTCTTCACCTCGTCCACCACCACCCGGACGATGTCCTCCAGGGCTTCCCCGGTGAAGGTGAGGACCTTCCGCCCCGCCTCGATCTCCTTGGTGGCCCCCTCCATGGAGAACAGGACCTTGCCGCTCTCCTCCTGGATCTCCTGGGTGATCGCCGCGATGCGCTCCGCGGAGGCTCCGGCCTCGCCGGCCAGCTTCCGGATCTCCTCCGCCACCACCGTGAAGCCCTTGCCGTACTCCCCTGCCCGGGCCGCCTCGATGGTGGCGTTGAGGGCGAGCAGGTGGGTCTGCTGGGCGATCTTGGTGATGACGTCCACGATGGTCCCGATCTGCTGCGTCTTGGCCGAGAACCCCTTCACGTTGACCGTCGAGGACTCCAGGATGCTGAAGACCTCCTTCATCTTGGCCATCGCCTCCTGGGCCGACCGCCCCCCCGACTGGGCGGTGTAGCCGGCCTCGGCGGCCGCCTCGGCGGCCGACTTGGCCCGGCCGGCGATCTCGTTGATGGCCGAGGCCATCTCCCGCATGACCTTGGAGGTCTTCTCCACCAGCTCGGCCTGGTGTTCCGCCCCCTTGGCGATCTGCTCCACGGTCGCGGCGATCTCCTCCGTCGAGGCGTTCATCTGCTCCGCCGAGCCGGAGAGGGCCGTCGCGGACGACGCGACCTTCTCCGCCGTGCCCTTGGCCTCCTTCACGATGCTCCGGAGGCTCAGCACCATCTGGTTGAACGCGCTCGCCAGGGCCCCGAGCTCGTCCCGGGACCGGACGACCACGTCGCGGGTCAGGTCCCCCTCACTCAAGATCCGGCTCGCCAGGGCCAGCGCCCCCACCTCCCGCGCGATCCGACCCGAGAGGTATTTCGCCAGGAGAGCCCCCACCAGGAGGGCCGAGAAGGCGCTGATGGCGTCCCGCGAGGGGATGTTGGGCAGGAGGACCGCGAGGCCGCCGCCTACGGCGGCGGTGGTCGCGATCACCGCCAGGAACCCCAGCAGGATCTTGTTGCCGATGGACCCCTTCATGCGGTCACCCTCCCTGTGGTGCCGCGCGCGACCCAGCCAAGGCCTGCAGACGCGCGCCCAGCGCGGGCGCAGCCGCCGGCCCAAATTCCGGCGCAAATCGCGGACACCCTATCGTAGCCCCCTGGGGAAGTCAAGCCTGCGCCCCCTCGCGCCGCGCCTCTGCGGCGCCACCCACGGCGGCCGCGCGGCGGCAGTAGATCCGCTCGCCCACGTCCACCGACTCGAACGCCTCCCGCACCGGCCCGGAGAGGCCCTCCACCTTTCCCAGGACCAGGACCCCTCCAGGATTCAGCACCTCGGCGAAGGCCCGCAGGACGCGCTGCTGGTGGGCCGGCGCCAGGTAGATGAGCACGTTCCGGGAGAGGATCAGGTCCAGGCGCCGGAAGGGGGGCGGCGTCCGGAGGTCGTGGCGCTTCACGAACACCATGCGCCGGACAGCCGGGACGAGCCGTACCCGCCCCCCCTCCTCCTCCCCGAAGTATCGCGCCCGCAGTTCCGGCGGCAGCCCGGCGAGCTGTCGGGCAACGTAGCGGCCCGCCTTCGCCACCTCCAGGCAGCGGGTATCGATGTCGGTGGCGTACACGACCGCCGATTGCCGAAGCCCCTCGCGCCGCCAGACCTCCTGGAGCAGGATGGCCACCGTGTACGCCTCCTCCCCCGTGGCGCACCCGGCGCTCCACACCCGGAGGGTCCGCCGCCCCGTCTCGGCCCGGGATCGGCAGAGGGCGGGCAGGACGCTCTCCGCCAGGACCCGGAACGTCTGGGGGTTCCGGAGAAACTGGGTCACGTTGACCGTGAGCGCGTCCAGGAGGCGGGGCAGCTCTTCCGGATCCCGGCGAAGCACCTCCACGTAGGCCTTCAGGTCCGGCACGGCTCGGGCCCGCTGCCGCACCGCCAGGCGCCGGGCCACGCACTTTTCCTTGTACAGCCCCAGGTCCAGGCCCGCCCGCTCCTGCAGCGTCTCTTCCAGCGCCGCCCAGGCGGTGGCGTCCCGTCCCCCCCGCACCCCTAGCGCAGCATCCGACACAGGGCCTCCACCACCTTCGGCTCGAAGGCCTGCCCCGCCTCCTCCTGGAGGAGGGCCAACGCCCGCTCCGCCGGGAGGGCCCGCCGGTAGGGGCGGTCCGTGGTCAGGGCGTCGAAGACATCCGCGACCGTGATGATCCGGGCCAACAGGGGGATCGCCTCCCCCTGCAGCCCGTCGGGGTAGCCGCTCCCGTCGTACCGCTCCTGGTGGTGGCGGATGCAGGGGCGGACATCCTGCAGGAAGTCTACCTCCGCGATGATCTGCTCCCCCACGATCGGGTGGGACCGGATGTGGGCGCGCTCCGCCTCAGTCAGCGCGCCCGGCTTGTTCAGGACCTCTGCCCGGATCCCGATCTTCCCGATGTCGTGGAGCATGGCCCCGAACTGGAGAGTCCGGATCTCCCCGGGGGCGAGGCCCAGCTCGTCCCCCAGTGCCACGGCGTACTGGGTGACCCGCTGCACGTGCCCCTTCGTGTACGGGTCTTTGGCCTCGATGGCCACCGCGAGAGCCTGGACGGTGTCGAGCACGCCCTTGGTGAGGGACGCGGCCAGAGGCTGCCGCTCCAGCCCCAGCCCGACGAGAGAGGCCAGCGTCGCAAAGAAGGCCCGCTCCGCATCCCCGAAAGGGGAGCTGGGCCGGGACCCCAGACAGCAGAGGACCGCCACCAGGCCCTCGCGCGACCGGATCGGAACTGCGACGAGGCTCCGGACGGCCAGGCCTCCCTCCCCGGGGGTGAAGAGCTCGGCTGGTCCCGTGGAGGCCTGGAAGACCGGCACGCCCTGGCGCAAGAGCCGCCCCAGGGGGCCCGCCGTGGCGGCAGCCGGAAGCTGCGCCGAGGCCTCCCCCGAGAGGCCCCGGCTGGCCAGGAGGACTAGGCTGGACCCCCCGGGGAGAGCACCCAGAACCGCCAGCGCCTCCTCCGGCACCTCGGTGGCCAGAAGACCGAGGATTGCCTGGAGCATGGGACCGGGCTCCTCCCAGTCCTCCCGGGTCAGCTCGCTCACCGCGCCCAGGATGGCCAGGCGGCCCGCCTCCCGGCTGCCCGCGGCCCGGCCCACCCGCCGCCACCGGGTCGCCTCCCCCCGCCCCCGCGCAGGAGGGGGGGGGAGCTTCCGGGTGGCCGGGAGCCGGCTGACCGTCATGAGGAAACCGCTGATGGCCCCGTCCACCCCCCGGAGGGCAGCCAGGGAGAGACCTGCCGCAAGGGGCCCCCGGCCGTTCGCCCCACCCCGGGGGGCCAGGTAGACGGCCGGCTCCCCCGCGAGGACGCGCCGGACGGCCGTCCGGATCGGGAGCTGCTTGAACTCCGGCAGATTCCCGAGCGGTTGTCCCACCACGCTCCCTGTGGGGCGGCTCAGCAGCTCTTCCATGCAGCGATTCCAAGCCCGGATGACCAGGTCCCGGTCGAGGAGGGCCATGCAGAGGGGGAAGCGGTCCACGATCCCCGGATGGTATTCGTCCATGCCGCCTCACCGGGAGCCCGGCCCCAACCGGTCCCCCGGCAGCCCCTGGGGAAGAAGGTCTGGCTAAGGTCTCAATAACACGGAGCTTTTTCCGGTTGCTTCTCTCCGCATAACGTGCTAGAAATACCGGGACGGAAGGCTCCTGATCTGCGCGTAGGGGTGCAATTCCTGGACCACCGCCTGCCCTGAAACCCCAGCACCCCGTTAGGCCGCCTTGGATCAACCCGCTGTACAATACGCGCTCTTCCTGGTCTGCCTCCTGGTCCTTTCCGGGGGGCTCTCGGCGGCAGAGACCGCCCTCTTCTCCCTCACGGCCGAGCAGGTCAGGGCGGTAGCCGGGCGATCCCCCGGGGCCGGCCTCCGGTTGCAGGAGCTGCTGTCCCGTCCTCGCCGGACCCTCCTCACGCTCCGCGTCTGTGACGCGATGATCAACCTCGGCGCGGCGGCTGCGGCGCTGGCCCTCGCGGCCGCCCTCGCCCCCGAGCAGGCCTGGCTGGGCCCCCTGCTCCTCGTCCCTGTCCTCGTTTTCCTCGGGGAGCTGTTTCCCCGCTTCGTCGCGGCCGCCCGCCCGCTGCCGCTCGCCCGAGCCCTCGCCCTCCCCCTCGGCATCCTGGTGACCGCCCTCACCCCCCTCCGTCGGCTCCTGCGGGCCGTGGCCGATGCCCTCCTCCGCCGCCTCGGCGTGATCGGAGGGGGGGGTGTGACGGAGGAGGAGGTCCGGGGCCTCCTCGAGGCCGGCACGGCCGCCGGCCTGATGGCTCCCGCCGAGCGGGA
The Candidatus Methylomirabilis sp. DNA segment above includes these coding regions:
- a CDS encoding methyl-accepting chemotaxis protein, with the protein product MKGSIGNKILLGFLAVIATTAAVGGGLAVLLPNIPSRDAISAFSALLVGALLAKYLSGRIAREVGALALASRILSEGDLTRDVVVRSRDELGALASAFNQMVLSLRSIVKEAKGTAEKVASSATALSGSAEQMNASTEEIAATVEQIAKGAEHQAELVEKTSKVMREMASAINEIAGRAKSAAEAAAEAGYTAQSGGRSAQEAMAKMKEVFSILESSTVNVKGFSAKTQQIGTIVDVITKIAQQTHLLALNATIEAARAGEYGKGFTVVAEEIRKLAGEAGASAERIAAITQEIQEESGKVLFSMEGATKEIEAGRKVLTFTGEALEDIVRVVVDEVKKVQEISALTQQQTKGAEELV
- a CDS encoding protein-glutamate O-methyltransferase CheR, with translation MRGGRDATAWAALEETLQERAGLDLGLYKEKCVARRLAVRQRARAVPDLKAYVEVLRRDPEELPRLLDALTVNVTQFLRNPQTFRVLAESVLPALCRSRAETGRRTLRVWSAGCATGEEAYTVAILLQEVWRREGLRQSAVVYATDIDTRCLEVAKAGRYVARQLAGLPPELRARYFGEEEGGRVRLVPAVRRMVFVKRHDLRTPPPFRRLDLILSRNVLIYLAPAHQQRVLRAFAEVLNPGGVLVLGKVEGLSGPVREAFESVDVGERIYCRRAAAVGGAAEARREGAQA
- a CDS encoding HD domain-containing phosphohydrolase, whose protein sequence is MDEYHPGIVDRFPLCMALLDRDLVIRAWNRCMEELLSRPTGSVVGQPLGNLPEFKQLPIRTAVRRVLAGEPAVYLAPRGGANGRGPLAAGLSLAALRGVDGAISGFLMTVSRLPATRKLPPPPARGRGEATRWRRVGRAAGSREAGRLAILGAVSELTREDWEEPGPMLQAILGLLATEVPEEALAVLGALPGGSSLVLLASRGLSGEASAQLPAAATAGPLGRLLRQGVPVFQASTGPAELFTPGEGGLAVRSLVAVPIRSREGLVAVLCCLGSRPSSPFGDAERAFFATLASLVGLGLERQPLAASLTKGVLDTVQALAVAIEAKDPYTKGHVQRVTQYAVALGDELGLAPGEIRTLQFGAMLHDIGKIGIRAEVLNKPGALTEAERAHIRSHPIVGEQIIAEVDFLQDVRPCIRHHQERYDGSGYPDGLQGEAIPLLARIITVADVFDALTTDRPYRRALPAERALALLQEEAGQAFEPKVVEALCRMLR